A window of the Lactuca sativa cultivar Salinas chromosome 5, Lsat_Salinas_v11, whole genome shotgun sequence genome harbors these coding sequences:
- the LOC111911447 gene encoding HVA22-like protein a has product MGKSGAAAGDLLLLIAQNFDVLAGPVVSLAYPLYASIRAIETKNVVGDDRQWLTYWVLYSMITLFELTFDKLIEWIPFWSYVKLIVTCWLVIPQFSGAAYVYEHYVRPFYTGNQTVNVWYVPRKKDAFTPHQDETLVSANKYIHEYTTPDAFQFQEYIQPAFDDHEEIKYYGGGGFFPEYDYVYD; this is encoded by the exons ATGGGCAAATCCGGAGCTGCAGCCGGAGATTTATTACTACTCATCGCTCAAAATTTTGATGTTCTTGCCGG GCCCGTTGTTAGTTTGGCATATCCTCT GTATGCCTCGATCAGAGCAATCGAGACTAAAAATGTTGTTGGTGATGATCGACAATGGCTTACTTATTGGGTCTTGTACTCCATGATTACTCTCTTTGAGCTCACTTTTGACAAGCTTATTGAATg GATCCCGTTTTGGTCATATGTTAAGCTGATTGTGACATGTTGGTTAGTGATACCTCAATTTAGTGGTGCTGCATACGTATACGAGCACTACGTTCGACCTTTCTATACCGGAAACCAAACCGTCAACGTCTGGTATGTCCCACGGAAAAAAGACGCTTTTACCCCTCATCAGGATGAAACCCTAGTTTCTGCAAACAAGTACATTCACGAATACACCACCCCAGATGCTTTTCAGTTTCAGGAATACATTCAACCTGCT TTCGATGACCATGAGGAAATCAAGTATTATGGAGGTGGTGGTTTCTTCCCTGAATATGACTATGTATACGACTGA
- the LOC111911448 gene encoding transcription factor bHLH47, which yields MGAEKSPTCLHTTKKNPGKVPKRIHKAEREKMKREHLNDLFLELAGALELTEQNSGKACILSETTRVVKDMIDQIKSLKKENATLLSESQYVMVERNELEDEACGLQKQISELKNIIKERSQTVNVQTNLDLNAPAIEIESHEPQQYLNPVFVIPACHPQLDPGLVIDNNAPVSNVSKPYPRYPTPSDSWPLQLLEKPSRV from the exons ATGGGAGCAGAAAAATCACCTACTTG cTTGCACACTACAAAGAAGAATCCAGGTAAAGTACCCAAAAGAATTCACAAGGCTGAAAGGGAGAAAATGAAACGTGAACATTTAAATGATCTCTTTCTTGAATTAGCTGGTGCACTTG AACTCACAGAGCAAAACAGTGGTAAAGCGTGTATATTGAGTGAAACTACTCGTGTTGTGAAGGACATGATTGATCAGATTAAGTCCCTCAAAAAGGAAAATGCAACTTTACTCTCTGAATCACAATAT GTGATGGTGGAAAGGAATGAACTTGAAGATGAGGCTTGTGGTCTACAGAAGCAAATCAGTGAACTAAAAAACATCATAAAAGAAAGAAGTCAAACAGTCAATGTCCAAACAAATCTTGACCTAAATGCCCCTGCGATAGAAATAGAATCCCACGAACCACAACAGTATTTAAATCCTGTTTTTGTTATCCCTGCTTGTCACCCACAACTAGATCCGGGTTTGGTTATTGACAATAATGCCCCTGTGTCAAATGTTAGTAAACCATATCCTAGGTATCCTACTCCATCCGATTCTTGGCCTTTACAGCTTCTTGAAAAGCCATCTCGAGTGTAA